A region from the Pseudopipra pipra isolate bDixPip1 chromosome 8, bDixPip1.hap1, whole genome shotgun sequence genome encodes:
- the EGR2 gene encoding E3 SUMO-protein ligase EGR2 — MGSDVPGIQGPPINSYRQTCAPARAAAGARRSRGTAATAPPRRGGRPPAHAAPAPRRPPAPVVGGRGKRPLLALPFPPRAPTAGRERRSRGRPAAPMMTAKAVDKIPVTLGGFVHQLPEGIYPADDISAALPTSVAIFPNADLAGPFDQMSGVAGDGMINVDMGDKRALDLPYGGGFAPNAPASRNQTFTYMGKFSIDPQYPGAGCYPEGIINIVSAGILQGVSTPSSATSSAASSASSAASSATAASAASPNPLAGALGCTMAQGQPADLEHLYSPPPPPYSGCGDLYPQDPSSAFLPAAGGGALPFPPPPSYPSPKAAAADGGLFTMIPEYGGFFPPPQCQRELHPGPDRKPFPCPLDSLRVPPPLTPLSTIRNFTMGAPPAGAAPGSAPGGGGGGEGAGARLPAGAYSPHHLPLRPILRPRKYPNRPSKTPVHERPYPCPAEGCDRRFSRSDELTRHIRIHTGHKPFQCRICMRNFSRSDHLTTHIRTHTGEKPFACDFCGRKFARSDERKRHTKIHLRQKERKGAAGGGGCPQSGGGSGAALAPCAARTRTP, encoded by the exons ATGGGCAGTGACGTCCCGGGCATTCAGGGGCCCCCCATAAATAGTTACCgccagacttgtgctccagcgCGAGCTGCGGCGGGAGCGCGGCGCTCCCGGGGCACCGCGGCCACCGCACCGCCGCGACGGGGCGGCCGCCCGCCCGCACATGCCGCGCCGGCTCCCCGCCGTCCCCCCGCGCCGGTAGTGGGAGGCAGGGGGAAGCGCCCCCTCCTCGCCCTCCCCTTCCCGCCCCGAGCGCCCACCGCCGGCCGGGAGCGCCGctcccgcggccgccccgctgcccccATGATGACCGCCAAGGCGGTGGACAAGATCCCGGTGACCCTCGGCGGATTCGTGCACCAGCTCCCCGAGGGCATTTACCCCGCGGATGACATTTCGGCCGCGCTGCCAACTTCAGTGGCGATCTTCCCCAATGCCGACCTGGCAGGGCCGTTTGACCAGATGAGCGGTGTGGCAGGAG ACGGCATGATCAACGTGGACATGGGCGACAAGCGGGCCCTGGACCTGCCCTACGGCGGCGGCTTCGCGCCCAACGCCCCGGCTTCCCGCAACCAGACCTTCACCTACATGGGCAAATTCTCCATCGACCCGCAGTACCCCGGCGCCGGTTGCTACCCCGAGGGTATCATCAACATCGTGAGCGCGGGGATCCTGCAGGGGGTCAGCACGCCCTCCTCCGCCACCTCCTCCGCCGCCTCCTCCGCCTCCTCCGCCGCCTCCTCGGCCaccgccgcctccgccgcctcccccaACCCGCTGGCCGGGGCCCTCGGCTGCACCATGGCACAGGGCCAGCCGGCCGACCTGGAGCATCTCTACtcgccgccgcctccgccctACTCGGGCTGCGGTGACCTGTACCCGCAAGACCCCTCCTCGGCTTTCCTgcccgccgccggcggcggaGCGCTGCCTTTTCCCCCGCCGCCCTCCTACCCCTCCCCgaaggcggcggcggccgaCGGCGGGCTCTTCACCATGATCCCTGAGTACGGCGGCTTCTTCCCGCCGCCCCAGTGCCAGCGGGAGCTGCACCCTGGCCCCGACCGCAaacccttcccctgccccctcGACTCGCTCCGCGTCCCGCCTCCCCTCACGCCGCTCTCCACCATCCGCAACTTCACCATGGGGGCGCCCCCGGCGGGCGCCGCCCCCGGCAGcgctcccggcggcggcggcgggggcgagGGTGCGGGAGCCCGGCTGCCCGCCGGCGCCTACAGCCCGCACCACCTGCCGCTGCGGCCCATCCTGCGGCCCCGCAAGTACCCCAACCGGCCCAGCAAGACGCCGGTCCACGAGCGGCCCTACCCCTGCCCCGCCGAGGGCTGTGACCGCCGCTTCTCCCGCTCCGACGAGCTCACCCGGCACATCCGCATCCACACGGGCCACAAGCCCTTCCAGTGCCGCATCTGCATGCGGAACTTCAGCCGCAGCGACCACCTCACCACCCACATCCGCACGCACACCGGCGAGAAGCCCTTTGCCTGCGACTTCTGCGGCAGGAAGTTCGCCCGCTCCGACGAGAGGAAGCGGCACACCAAGATCCACCTGCGCCAGAAGGAGCGGAAAGGAGCGGCAGGCGGCGGCGGGTGCCCGCAGtccggcggcgggagcggcgcggccCTGGCCCCCTGCGCGGCGCGGACGCGGACGCCCTGA